One part of the Humulus lupulus chromosome 9, drHumLupu1.1, whole genome shotgun sequence genome encodes these proteins:
- the LOC133801240 gene encoding uncharacterized protein LOC133801240 → MSTLRRSPKKHLRSSALCNLVAKKRKASLKTQADYDDMWLGSPVLKKKSALHRFSAPVRVVINSPPALSTRAATRRMVYNTELDPNDDVEDMEMSLGSSKTRRSLNYEVDKVVDSVCKKGVREEHEEIADEERVGVEFEGAVAQCEEVAEIELEQTLRKSIRLQNTTEEANQTEIEEIPQDVDANVMNLAKKTRGKTLLANLTKRNNDLRIINWNEKGQPIGTNSVQFSSFVGALVREVVPYTISDWRKVSPIMRDVLWASIQAQYDLHDDWQKKMCFEMMGELWRAGKSRLVKDIINAKNESERLALKLDCIKSDVEWRAFVAKKISKEHFVRNMM, encoded by the exons atgagtacattacgaaGATCTCCAAAAAAACACCTTCGTTCAAGTGCTTTATGCAATCTTGTGGCCAAAAAGCGAAAAGCATCATTGAAGACTCAAGCTGATTATGACGATATGTGGCTTGGAAGCcctgttttaaagaaaaagagtgcTCTTCATAGGTTTTCTGCACCTGTTAGAGTTGTAATTAACTCACCACCTGCTCTTAGTACTAGAGCAGCAACTCGTCGTATGGTCTATAATACAGAGCTagatccaaatgatgatgtggaagacatggagatgtcacttggaagttcaaaaactagacgatctcttaattatgaagtagataaggtagttgatagtgtttgtaaaaagggagtaagggaggaacatgaagagaTAGCTGATGAGGAAAGGGTTGGTGTAGAATTTGAAGGGGCTGTTGcacaatgtgaagaagtggctgagATAGAACTTGAACAAACTCTTAGAAAATCTATTAGATTACAAAATACAACTGAAGAGGCAAATCAAACTGAgattgaagaaatacctcaagatgtagacgcgaatgtaatgaacttagccaagaagacaaggggaaaaactctattggcaaatcttaccaagaggaacaatgacttaaggataataaattggaatgaaaaagggcaaccaattggtactaactcagtgcaattttcttcttttgtgggcgctcttgtgcgagaggttgttccttacactatttcagattggaggaaagtttcaccaattatgagagatgttctttgggcatctattcag gcacaatatgacttacatgatgattggcaaaaaaagatgtgctttgaaatgatgggagaactatggagagctgggaaatctagacttgtaaaggatattatcaatgcaaaaaatgagagtgaacgactagccttaaagctggattgcataaaaagtgatgtagaatggagagcatttgttgccaaaaaaattagtaaagaacattttgtaagaaatatgatgtaa